From the genome of Solidesulfovibrio carbinolicus, one region includes:
- a CDS encoding amino acid ABC transporter permease — protein sequence MHWDIVFRNFDYFLIGAYPQGPLGGLAMTVILAVGGIFGAFWLGLGVGLMRISKKPSLRWPAMGFIEIIRGTPLLMVVFWFYFLAPVVFGHTLPEAESALIALIVFTSAYIAEIVRAGVEALPKGQMEAARGTGLSHFQAMTHIILPQALFNMIPSFVNQFVSLTKDTSLAFIIGVNELTKAATQVNNRTLTAPTEIFITIAVLYFIICYCLTEFSRYLERRINRYQARGR from the coding sequence ATGCATTGGGACATCGTTTTTCGCAATTTCGACTACTTCCTGATCGGGGCCTATCCCCAGGGGCCGCTGGGCGGTCTGGCCATGACCGTCATCCTGGCCGTGGGCGGCATTTTCGGAGCCTTCTGGCTGGGCCTTGGCGTGGGGCTCATGCGCATTTCCAAGAAACCGTCCCTGCGCTGGCCGGCCATGGGCTTTATCGAGATCATCCGGGGCACGCCGCTTTTGATGGTCGTCTTCTGGTTCTACTTCCTGGCTCCGGTGGTCTTCGGCCACACCCTGCCCGAGGCCGAAAGCGCGCTTATCGCGCTTATTGTCTTCACCAGCGCCTACATCGCCGAGATCGTGCGGGCCGGGGTCGAGGCCCTGCCCAAGGGCCAGATGGAGGCGGCGCGCGGCACGGGCCTGTCCCACTTCCAGGCCATGACCCACATCATCCTGCCCCAGGCGCTGTTCAACATGATCCCGTCTTTCGTCAACCAGTTCGTTTCCTTGACGAAAGATACCTCCCTGGCCTTTATCATCGGCGTCAACGAGCTGACCAAGGCGGCGACCCAGGTCAACAACCGCACGCTCACCGCGCCAACGGAAATCTTCATCACCATCGCGGTGCTCTATTTCATCATCTGCTACTGTCTGACGGAATTTTCCCGCTATCTGGAGCGGCGCATCAACCGCTACCAGGCCCGGGGGCGGTAG
- a CDS encoding amino acid ABC transporter permease yields MAYQFDFGQVVSGEYGQWILSGLGVTLQISGISIVLSLALGTVIAVMRLSKVKPLVWFAASFTEFFRNTPLLVQIFFWYFGSYSVLPEAVNQWLYARDFEFACGVIALTVYTAAFIAEEIRSGIFSIPKNQLEASRACGLSFLQAMAYVILPQAFRVIIPPLISQFLNLIKNSSLVMTIGVMDLTYMARQIEAHTFHGFEAFTVSTLIYLTISLIVSLGVNLYNRRVLHVRSR; encoded by the coding sequence TTGGCGTACCAATTCGATTTCGGCCAGGTGGTCAGCGGGGAATACGGCCAGTGGATCCTGTCGGGTCTGGGCGTGACCCTGCAGATTTCCGGCATCTCCATCGTGCTGTCCCTGGCGCTGGGCACGGTGATCGCCGTGATGCGGCTGTCCAAGGTGAAGCCGCTGGTCTGGTTCGCGGCGTCATTCACGGAATTTTTCCGCAACACGCCATTGCTGGTACAGATATTTTTCTGGTATTTCGGTTCCTACAGCGTGCTGCCTGAAGCGGTCAACCAGTGGCTCTACGCCCGCGACTTCGAGTTCGCCTGCGGCGTCATCGCGCTGACCGTCTACACCGCCGCCTTTATCGCCGAGGAGATCCGCTCCGGCATCTTTTCCATCCCCAAAAACCAGCTCGAAGCCTCGCGCGCCTGCGGTCTGTCCTTTCTCCAGGCCATGGCCTACGTCATTTTGCCCCAGGCCTTCCGGGTCATCATCCCACCTTTGATTTCCCAGTTCTTAAATCTCATCAAGAACTCGTCCCTGGTCATGACCATCGGCGTCATGGACCTGACCTACATGGCCCGGCAAATCGAGGCCCACACCTTCCACGGCTTCGAGGCCTTTACCGTGTCCACGCTGATTTACCTGACCATTTCCCTGATCGTGTCCCTGGGCGTCAACCTCTACAACCGCCGCGTGCTGCACGTGCGGTCACGGTAG
- a CDS encoding ABC transporter substrate-binding protein: MRKAARLTVLACLFTLVAAMPALAGKLDDIKSRGTLVAGVKDSQRPFGFVDEKTNQIVGFEIDLMQALATRLNAKLELKPVTSSTRIPMLTQGAVDIVAATMTHKKEREDQIDFSITYFMTGQKLLVKKDGGIKSVADLAGKKVGSVKGSTSEQNVKKAQPDCTVISFETYPEAFLALKQGKVQAVTTDESILVGIKNSDDKPEAWDIVGEYISPEPYGLGVAENDSDFRDFVNAALMDMWEKGEYQKIYDKWFGKDTKDYLPLTWKMELWP; this comes from the coding sequence ATGCGCAAAGCAGCCCGGCTTACCGTCCTCGCCTGCCTGTTCACCCTCGTTGCGGCCATGCCCGCCCTGGCCGGCAAGCTCGACGACATCAAATCCCGCGGCACGCTTGTCGCCGGCGTCAAGGACTCCCAGCGCCCCTTCGGGTTCGTGGATGAAAAGACCAACCAGATCGTGGGCTTTGAAATCGATCTCATGCAGGCCCTGGCCACCCGCTTAAACGCCAAGCTGGAGCTCAAGCCCGTCACCTCCTCCACCCGCATCCCCATGCTCACCCAGGGCGCCGTGGACATCGTGGCCGCCACCATGACCCACAAAAAAGAGCGCGAAGACCAGATCGACTTCTCCATCACCTACTTCATGACCGGCCAGAAGCTGTTGGTCAAAAAAGACGGCGGCATCAAGTCCGTGGCCGATCTGGCCGGCAAGAAAGTCGGTTCCGTCAAGGGCTCCACCTCCGAGCAGAACGTGAAAAAGGCCCAGCCCGACTGCACCGTCATCTCCTTTGAGACCTACCCCGAGGCCTTCCTGGCGCTGAAGCAGGGCAAGGTCCAGGCCGTGACCACCGACGAGTCCATCCTGGTCGGCATCAAGAACAGCGACGACAAGCCCGAAGCCTGGGACATCGTGGGCGAGTACATCTCCCCCGAGCCCTACGGCCTGGGTGTGGCCGAGAACGATTCCGACTTCCGCGACTTCGTCAACGCCGCCCTCATGGATATGTGGGAAAAGGGCGAATACCAGAAGATCTACGACAAGTGGTTCGGCAAGGACACCAAGGACTATCTGCCCCTGACCTGGAAGATGGAGCTTTGGCCCTAG
- a CDS encoding amino acid ABC transporter ATP-binding protein: MAMIEFHNVQKWYGDYHVLKGITDSVDQGEVLVICGPSGSGKSTLIRCVNRLEEYQQGHILFDGHDIHGDDVDVNKLRCDIGIVFQQFNLYPHLSVLKNITLAPVKVKKTPRKEAEELALALLERVGIHEQAKKFPAELSGGQQQRVAIARALAMRPKVMLFDEPTSALDPEMINEVLNVMKDLARDGMTMLCVTHEMGFAREVADRVVFMDYGEIVESAPPLEFFRNPRHERTRLFLKEIL, from the coding sequence ATGGCCATGATCGAATTTCATAATGTTCAGAAGTGGTACGGCGACTACCACGTGCTCAAGGGCATCACGGATTCCGTGGACCAGGGCGAAGTGCTCGTCATCTGCGGCCCGTCCGGGTCCGGCAAATCGACGCTTATCCGCTGCGTCAACCGTCTGGAGGAATACCAGCAGGGCCACATCCTGTTCGACGGGCACGACATCCACGGCGACGACGTCGACGTCAACAAGCTGCGCTGCGACATCGGCATCGTGTTCCAGCAGTTCAATCTTTATCCTCACCTGTCGGTGCTCAAAAACATCACCCTGGCCCCCGTCAAGGTCAAAAAGACGCCCCGCAAGGAAGCCGAGGAACTGGCCCTGGCCCTGCTGGAGCGGGTGGGCATCCACGAACAGGCCAAGAAATTTCCGGCCGAACTCTCCGGCGGCCAGCAGCAGCGCGTGGCCATCGCCCGGGCCCTGGCCATGCGGCCCAAGGTCATGCTCTTTGACGAGCCCACCTCGGCCCTGGACCCGGAAATGATCAACGAAGTCCTCAATGTCATGAAGGATCTGGCCCGCGACGGCATGACCATGCTGTGCGTCACCCACGAAATGGGCTTTGCCCGGGAAGTGGCCGACCGGGTGGTCTTCATGGATTATGGCGAAATCGTCGAAAGCGCGCCGCCGCTGGAATTCTTCCGCAATCCCCGGCACGAGCGCACCCGGCTTTTCCTCAAGGAAATCCTGTAG